The following proteins come from a genomic window of Lycium ferocissimum isolate CSIRO_LF1 chromosome 4, AGI_CSIRO_Lferr_CH_V1, whole genome shotgun sequence:
- the LOC132054249 gene encoding uncharacterized protein LOC132054249, producing the protein MADRSIKKPVGVIDDVLVQVGKFMLPADFVILDYAVDRDIPIILGRPFLATGRALMDSEKNEIKFRVNDEEVTFQASKGMKLPSAYESISVIDSFDGIDDAVEHKMEEESLGEALAAVLMNFDAYDMEGYVKTINALEGLVSYTYHPRKLDLDLANRTTPPAKPPIVEPPKLELKQLPSHLRRAIGWTIADIWGIPSVFCEHKIQLEEDIKPSVEHQWRLNQNMQEVVKKEIIKWLDAGVVYPIADSKWVSHVQCVPKKGGITVVPNVKNEMIPTRTVTGWLVCMDYRKLNTATYGYSGYNQINIALEDQEKVTFTCLYGTFAFSRMPFGLCNAPATFQRCMMSIFSDIVEDFLEAFDELKERLTTAPIIVTPDWSLPFELMCDASGFMVGPVLGQRHNKIMHLIYYASRTLNAAHMNYTVTEQELLAIVYAFENFRSYLLGSKVVVYTDHAVLRYLMEKKEAKPRLIRWVLLLQEFDFEVKDRKGSENQVADHLSRLEETGVPAEELDIEDAFPDEQVLEVSMQVAPWYGYFANYLVTGVIPDEIKS; encoded by the exons ATGGCAGACAGATCTATCAAGAAGCCAGTTGGGGTTATAGATGATGTGTTGGTGCAAGTGGGTAAGTTCATGTTGCCTGCTGATTTCGTTATTCTGGATTATGCGGTGGATAGAGATATTCCCATCATCTTGGGAAGACCGTTCCTTGCTACGGGCAGAGCACTTATGGActctgaaaagaatgaaattaagttCCGAGTGAATGATGAAGAAGTGACTTTCCAAGCAAGCAAGGGGATGAAGTTGCCAAGCGCTTATGAGAGTATCTCGGttattgattcgtttgatggGATTGATGATGCTGTCGAacataaaatggaagaagaaagtctgGGAGAAGCTCTTGCTGCGGTTCTGATGAACTTTGATGCTTATGATATGGAGGGCTACGTGAAAACTATAAATGCGCTTGAGGGTCTAGTTTCCTACACTTACCACCCAagaaagcttgatcttgatCTTGCAAATAGAACTACTCCACCAGCTAAGCCTCCTATTGTTGAACCACCAAAACTTGAGCTTAAGCAGCTCCCATCACACTTGAG AcgtgctattggttggaccatagcagacattTGGGGTATTCCTTCTGTTTTTTGTGAGCATAAAATTCAGCTAGAGGAGGACATCAAGCCAAGTGTTGAACATCAGTGGAGATTGAACCAGAACATGCAAGAGGTCGTGAAGAAGGAGATCATAAAGTGGTTAGACGCTGGGGTAGTGTATCCGATTGCAGACAGCAAATGGGTGAGTCATGTTCAATGTGTACCAAAGAAAGGAGGTATCACGGTGGTGCCTAATGTAAAGAATGAGATGATTCCCACTCGTACAGTTACTGGATGGCTTGTTTGCATGGACTATAGGAAGCTGAATACTGCCACTT ATGGATACTCGGGCTATAATCAGATCAACATTGCCCTAGAAGACCAAGAGAAGGTGACTTTTACTTGTCTTTATGGGACATTTGCATTCAGCCGAATGCCCtttgggttgtgtaatgcaccagccacttttcagaggtgcatgatgtcgATTTTTTCTGACATAGTAGAGGACTTCTTGGAg GCATTTGATGAATTAAAGGAGCGCCTCACTACTGCTCCTATTATTGTTACTCCTGATTGGTCCTTGCCCTttgagttgatgtgtgatgctagtggtttCATGGTAGGTCCTGTGCTTGGGCagaggcacaataaaattatgcacctGATCTACTATGCTAGTAGGACACTTAATGCAGCGCACATGAACTATACGGTGACTGAGCAAGAACTGCTTGCAATAGTATATGCTTTTGAGAATTTTCGGTCCTATTTGCTGGGGTCCAAGGTTGTGGTGTACACTGACCATGCTGTATTGAGGTATTTGATGGAAAAGAAGGAAGCTAAGCCGCGACTGATTCGTTGGGTCCTTTTGTTACAAGAGTTTGATTTCGAGGTAAAAGATCGAAAGGGATCCGAAAATCAGGTCGCAGATCATCTCTCTAGGCTTGAGGAAACTGGGGTGCCAGCAGAAGAACTTGATATTGAAGATGCATTTCCAGATGAGCAAGTTTTGGAGGTTTCTATGCAAGTGGCACCTTGGTATGGGTATTTTGCTAACTACTTGGTGACTGGTGTCATTCCTGATGAGATCAAATCTTAa